From the genome of Cedecea lapagei, one region includes:
- the xerD gene encoding site-specific tyrosine recombinase XerD, which produces MEQDKARIEQFLDTLWLERNLAENTLSSYRRDLTMVAEWLQRQQLSFLTVQAADLQALLAERIEGGYKATSSARLLSAMRRLFQYLYREKMREDDPSSLLSSPKLPQRLPKDLSEAQVERLLQSPCTDQPIELRDKAMLEVLYATGLRVSELVGLTMSDISLRQGVVRVIGKGNKERLVPLGEEAVHWIEEYLKYGRPDLLNGQSLDVLFPSNRAQQMTRQTFWHRIKHYAVLAGIDSEKLSPHVLRHAFATHLLNHGADLRVVQMLLGHSDLSTTQIYTHVATARLRQLHQQHHPRA; this is translated from the coding sequence GTGGAACAGGATAAGGCCCGAATAGAACAATTTCTGGATACGCTGTGGCTGGAGAGAAATCTGGCCGAAAATACGCTCAGTTCTTACCGCCGCGATCTCACTATGGTGGCGGAGTGGCTGCAGCGCCAGCAGCTCAGCTTTTTAACCGTTCAGGCTGCGGACTTACAAGCTTTGCTTGCGGAGCGTATTGAGGGCGGCTATAAAGCCACCAGCTCCGCGCGGTTGCTTAGCGCCATGCGGCGTTTATTTCAGTACTTGTACCGTGAAAAAATGCGGGAAGACGACCCCAGCTCGCTGCTTTCCTCTCCCAAACTGCCTCAGCGTTTGCCGAAAGATTTAAGCGAGGCCCAGGTTGAGCGGCTGCTTCAGTCGCCCTGTACCGATCAGCCTATCGAGCTGCGCGATAAAGCCATGCTTGAAGTGCTGTACGCAACCGGCCTGCGCGTCTCTGAGCTGGTCGGGCTCACGATGAGCGACATCAGCCTGCGGCAGGGTGTGGTGCGGGTCATCGGTAAAGGCAATAAAGAGCGCCTGGTGCCGCTGGGCGAAGAGGCGGTCCACTGGATTGAAGAGTACCTGAAGTATGGCCGCCCGGACCTGTTGAACGGGCAGTCGCTGGACGTGCTGTTCCCCAGCAATCGAGCGCAGCAGATGACGCGGCAAACCTTCTGGCACCGCATCAAGCACTATGCCGTGCTTGCGGGCATTGACAGCGAAAAACTGTCTCCGCACGTGCTGCGCCATGCTTTTGCCACACATCTGCTGAACCATGGCGCAGATCTTCGTGTCGTACAGATGCTGCTGGGCCATAGCGATTTGTCCACCACACAAATTTATACACATGTAGCGACGGCGCGTTTACGCCAGCTGCATCAACAGCACCACCCTCGAGCGTGA
- the dsbC gene encoding bifunctional protein-disulfide isomerase/oxidoreductase DsbC, with translation MKKGFWLLSLLAASVSGFAHADDAAIKQSLAKLGVQGADIQAAPVAGMKTVLTDSGVLYVTEDGKHVIQGPLYDVSGAQPVNVTNQLLVGKLNALEKEMIIYKAPKEQHVITVFTDITCGYCHKLHEEISDYNALGITVRYLAFPRQGLQSQAESDMKSIWCAKDRNKAFDAAMKGGNVAPASCDINLANHYNLGVQFGVQGTPAIVLSNGSMIPGYQGPKEMKQMLDAHKQLMKAGG, from the coding sequence ATGAAAAAAGGTTTTTGGCTGCTTTCGCTGCTGGCCGCTTCCGTATCCGGTTTTGCCCATGCGGACGACGCCGCGATTAAACAATCGCTGGCGAAGCTCGGCGTGCAGGGCGCGGATATTCAAGCTGCACCGGTTGCCGGTATGAAAACCGTGCTGACCGACAGCGGTGTGCTTTACGTCACTGAAGACGGTAAACATGTAATCCAGGGGCCGCTGTACGACGTGAGCGGCGCTCAGCCGGTTAACGTGACTAACCAGCTGCTGGTCGGCAAGCTGAACGCGCTGGAAAAAGAGATGATTATCTACAAAGCGCCGAAGGAGCAGCATGTGATTACGGTCTTCACCGACATCACCTGCGGCTACTGCCACAAGCTGCACGAAGAGATAAGCGACTACAACGCGCTGGGGATCACCGTGCGCTATCTGGCCTTCCCGCGTCAGGGGCTGCAAAGCCAGGCCGAAAGCGACATGAAGTCCATCTGGTGTGCGAAAGATCGCAACAAAGCGTTTGATGCGGCGATGAAGGGCGGCAACGTCGCGCCGGCAAGCTGCGACATCAACCTGGCTAACCATTACAACCTCGGCGTGCAGTTTGGCGTGCAGGGGACGCCGGCGATCGTGCTGAGCAACGGCAGCATGATCCCGGGTTACCAGGGGCCAAAAGAGATGAAGCAAATGCTGGACGCCCACAAGCAACTGATGAAAGCGGGTGGTTAA
- the recJ gene encoding single-stranded-DNA-specific exonuclease RecJ, with the protein MKQQTQLRRRAVDSSVALPASLPSLLQRLYASRGVRGEQDLERSVKGMLPWQQLSGVDQAVVMLYDAFREGLRIIVVGDFDADGATSTALSVLALRSMGAENVGYLVPNRFEDGYGLSPEVVDQAHARGAQMIMTVDNGISSHAGVERAHALGIPVLVTDHHLPGETLPAAEAIINPNLTDCDFPSKSLAGVGVAFYLMLALRTHLRDNGWFEQRGLAIPNLAELLDLVALGTVADVVPLDANNRILTWQGLSRIRAGKCRPGIRALLEVANREPQKIAASDLGFALGPRLNAAGRLDDMSVGVALLLSENIGEARMLANELDALNQTRKEIEQGMQVEALTLCEQLERSSETLPYGLAMYHPEWHQGVVGILASRIKERFHRPVIAFAPAGDGTLKGSGRSVQGLHMRDALERLDTLYPGMMLKFGGHAMAAGLSLEEARFEEFRQRFGDLVGEWLDPALLQGEIWSDGPLTAQEMTLEVAEMLRDAGPWGQMFPEPLFDGKFRILQQRLVGERHLKVMVEPVGGGPLLDGIAFNVDTTRWPDNGVREVELAYKLDVNEFRGNRSVQLLIDHLWPI; encoded by the coding sequence GTGAAACAGCAAACGCAACTTCGCCGCCGGGCCGTTGACAGCTCGGTGGCGCTCCCTGCTTCGCTGCCTTCTCTGCTCCAGCGGCTGTATGCCAGCCGGGGTGTGCGTGGCGAGCAGGATCTGGAACGCAGCGTAAAAGGGATGCTGCCGTGGCAGCAGCTCAGCGGCGTCGACCAGGCCGTCGTGATGCTTTATGACGCGTTTCGCGAAGGCCTGCGTATCATCGTTGTAGGGGATTTTGATGCCGATGGCGCGACCAGTACCGCGCTGAGCGTGCTGGCCTTGCGCAGCATGGGGGCTGAGAATGTTGGCTACCTGGTGCCGAACCGCTTTGAAGACGGCTATGGCCTAAGCCCGGAAGTGGTCGATCAGGCCCACGCCCGTGGCGCGCAGATGATAATGACCGTCGACAACGGCATCTCTTCCCATGCGGGCGTTGAGCGGGCGCATGCGCTGGGGATCCCGGTGCTGGTGACCGATCACCACCTGCCCGGGGAAACGCTTCCCGCCGCCGAAGCCATTATTAATCCGAATCTTACGGACTGCGACTTTCCTTCTAAATCCCTGGCCGGCGTTGGCGTCGCGTTTTATCTGATGCTGGCGCTAAGAACTCACCTGCGGGACAACGGTTGGTTTGAACAGCGCGGGCTTGCAATTCCTAACCTGGCCGAATTGCTCGATTTAGTGGCGCTGGGCACCGTAGCGGACGTAGTACCGCTGGATGCCAACAACCGCATTCTGACATGGCAAGGGTTAAGCCGTATTCGCGCTGGTAAATGCCGCCCCGGCATTCGTGCTCTGCTTGAAGTGGCGAACCGCGAACCGCAAAAGATCGCCGCCAGCGATTTAGGTTTTGCGCTGGGGCCGCGCCTTAATGCGGCCGGCAGGCTGGATGATATGTCGGTTGGCGTGGCGCTGCTGCTCAGTGAAAACATTGGCGAAGCACGCATGCTGGCCAACGAACTCGATGCCCTGAACCAGACCCGCAAAGAGATTGAGCAGGGGATGCAGGTTGAAGCGCTGACGCTTTGCGAACAGCTTGAGCGCAGCAGTGAAACGCTGCCCTACGGGCTGGCAATGTATCACCCGGAGTGGCATCAGGGGGTGGTCGGCATTCTTGCCTCGCGCATTAAAGAGCGGTTCCACCGCCCGGTGATAGCCTTTGCGCCCGCCGGAGACGGCACGCTAAAAGGCTCCGGCCGTTCGGTTCAGGGTCTGCATATGCGTGATGCCTTAGAGCGGCTGGACACGCTTTACCCCGGCATGATGCTGAAATTTGGCGGCCACGCCATGGCTGCGGGTCTGTCGCTGGAAGAGGCTCGTTTTGAGGAGTTTCGCCAGCGCTTTGGCGACCTGGTCGGCGAATGGCTCGATCCTGCGCTGCTGCAGGGCGAAATCTGGTCTGACGGCCCGCTGACCGCCCAGGAGATGACGCTGGAAGTGGCGGAGATGCTGAGAGATGCCGGGCCGTGGGGGCAAATGTTCCCGGAGCCGCTGTTTGACGGCAAATTTCGCATCCTCCAGCAGCGTCTGGTCGGCGAGCGTCACCTGAAGGTGATGGTGGAGCCCGTCGGCGGCGGCCCGCTGCTGGACGGTATTGCCTTCAACGTTGATACCACCCGCTGGCCGGACAACGGCGTGCGGGAAGTGGAGCTGGCCTATAAGCTGGACGTCAACGAGTTTCGCGGCAACCGAAGCGTGCAGCTGTTGATCGATCATCTCTGGCCGATATAG
- the prfB gene encoding peptide chain release factor 2 (programmed frameshift) — MFEINPVKSRIQDLTERSDVLRGYLDYDAKKERLEEVNAELEQPDVWNEPERAQALGKERSSLEAIVDTLDQMAQGLEDVSGLLELAVEADDEETFNEAVAELELLDAKLAQLEFRRMFSGDYDSADCYIDIQAGSGGTEAQDWASMLERMYLRWAEARGFKTEIIEESEGEVAGIKSVTIRIQGDYAFGWLRTETGVHRLVRKSPFDSGGRRHTSFSSAFVYPEVDDDIDIDINPADLRIDVYRASGAGGQHVNRTESAVRITHIPTGTVTQCQNDRSQHKNKDQAMKQMKAKLYELEMQKKNAEKQALEDNKSDIGWGSQIRSYVLDDSRIKDLRTGVETRNTQAVLDGDLDKFIEASLKAGL, encoded by the exons ATGTTTGAAATTAACCCGGTAAAAAGCCGCATCCAGGACCTCACAGAGCGCAGCGACGTTCTTAGGGGGTATCTT GACTATGATGCGAAGAAAGAGCGCCTCGAAGAAGTAAACGCCGAGCTGGAGCAGCCCGATGTCTGGAACGAACCTGAACGCGCGCAGGCGCTGGGTAAAGAACGTTCCTCGCTGGAAGCCATTGTCGACACTCTCGACCAGATGGCTCAGGGCCTGGAAGACGTTTCCGGCCTGCTGGAGCTGGCGGTAGAAGCCGACGACGAAGAGACCTTTAATGAGGCCGTTGCCGAGCTGGAGCTGCTGGACGCCAAGCTGGCGCAGCTTGAATTCCGCCGCATGTTCTCCGGCGACTATGACAGCGCAGACTGCTATATCGACATTCAGGCGGGTTCCGGCGGTACGGAAGCGCAGGACTGGGCGAGCATGCTGGAGCGTATGTACCTGCGCTGGGCAGAAGCACGCGGTTTTAAAACCGAAATTATTGAAGAGTCCGAAGGCGAAGTGGCGGGCATTAAGTCCGTGACCATCCGCATTCAGGGCGATTACGCCTTTGGCTGGCTGCGTACCGAAACCGGCGTTCACCGCCTGGTGCGTAAGAGTCCGTTCGACTCAGGCGGCCGCCGCCATACTTCGTTCAGCTCCGCGTTTGTTTACCCGGAAGTGGACGACGACATTGATATCGACATCAACCCTGCGGATCTGCGCATCGACGTTTATCGCGCATCCGGTGCGGGCGGTCAGCACGTTAACCGTACAGAATCTGCGGTACGTATTACCCACATTCCTACCGGTACCGTGACCCAGTGCCAGAATGACCGTTCTCAGCATAAGAACAAAGACCAGGCGATGAAGCAGATGAAGGCGAAGCTGTACGAGCTGGAAATGCAGAAAAAGAATGCTGAGAAACAGGCCTTAGAAGACAACAAATCGGATATCGGCTGGGGCAGCCAGATTCGTTCTTACGTCCTCGACGACTCCCGCATTAAAGATCTGCGTACCGGGGTTGAAACCCGCAACACGCAGGCGGTGCTGGACGGCGATCTGGACAAATTTATCGAAGCAAGTTTGAAAGCAGGGTTATGA
- the lysS gene encoding lysine--tRNA ligase: MSEQQAQGVDAAVELNNELKARREKLVALREQGIPFPNDFRRDHTSDQLHADFDAKENEELEALGVEVSVAGRMMTRRIMGKASFVTLQDVGGRIQLYVSRDDLPEGIYNEQFKKWDLGDILGAKGKLFKTKTGELSIHCTELRLLTKALRPLPDKFHGLADQETRYRQRYLDLISNDESRNTFKVRSKIMAGIRQFMVGRDFMEVETPMMQVIPGGASARPFITHHNALDIDMYLRIAPELYLKRLVVGGFDRVFEINRNFRNEGISPRHNPEFTMMELYMAYADYKDLIELTESLFRTLAQDVLGTTEVPYGEEVFDFGKPFIKLTMREAIKKYRPETEMADLDNFDSAKAIAESIGIKVEKSWGLGRIVTEIFEEVAESHLIQPTFITEYPAEVSPLARRNDENPEITDRFEFFIGGREIGNGFSELNDAEDQAQRFQDQVDAKAAGDDEAMFFDEDYVTALEHGLPPTAGLGIGIDRMVMLFTNSHTIRDVILFPALRPNK; this comes from the coding sequence ATGTCTGAACAACAAGCACAGGGCGTTGACGCGGCAGTCGAACTGAACAATGAGCTGAAAGCGCGCCGCGAGAAGCTGGTGGCTCTGCGCGAGCAGGGTATCCCATTCCCGAACGATTTCCGTCGTGACCACACCTCAGACCAACTGCACGCTGACTTCGATGCGAAAGAGAACGAAGAGCTGGAAGCGCTGGGCGTTGAGGTTAGCGTTGCCGGCCGTATGATGACCCGCCGTATCATGGGGAAAGCCTCCTTCGTGACCCTGCAGGACGTTGGGGGCCGCATTCAGCTGTACGTCTCCCGCGACGACCTGCCGGAAGGCATCTACAACGAGCAGTTCAAGAAGTGGGATCTGGGCGATATCCTGGGCGCGAAAGGTAAACTGTTCAAAACCAAAACCGGCGAACTCTCTATTCACTGCACCGAGCTGCGCCTGCTGACCAAAGCGCTGCGCCCGCTGCCGGACAAATTCCACGGCCTGGCCGATCAGGAAACCCGCTATCGCCAGCGTTACCTGGACCTGATCTCTAACGATGAGTCCCGCAACACCTTTAAAGTGCGCTCGAAAATCATGGCCGGCATTCGTCAGTTCATGGTTGGCCGCGACTTTATGGAAGTTGAAACCCCGATGATGCAGGTGATCCCCGGCGGCGCGTCTGCTCGTCCGTTCATCACGCACCACAACGCGCTGGACATCGACATGTACCTGCGTATCGCGCCTGAGCTCTACCTGAAGCGCCTGGTGGTGGGTGGTTTCGACCGCGTCTTCGAGATCAACCGCAACTTCCGTAACGAAGGCATCTCCCCGCGCCATAACCCTGAGTTCACCATGATGGAACTCTATATGGCTTATGCGGACTACAAAGATCTGATTGAGCTGACTGAATCCCTGTTCCGCACGCTGGCGCAGGACGTTCTGGGCACCACTGAAGTGCCTTACGGCGAAGAAGTCTTCGACTTCGGTAAGCCGTTCATCAAGCTGACCATGCGCGAAGCGATCAAGAAATACCGTCCGGAAACCGAGATGGCCGATCTGGATAACTTCGACTCTGCGAAAGCCATCGCCGAAAGCATCGGCATCAAAGTGGAGAAGAGCTGGGGTCTGGGCCGTATCGTGACCGAGATCTTCGAAGAAGTGGCAGAATCACACCTGATCCAGCCGACCTTCATCACTGAATACCCGGCAGAAGTTTCTCCGCTGGCTCGCCGTAACGACGAGAATCCGGAAATCACTGACCGCTTTGAGTTCTTCATCGGTGGCCGTGAAATCGGCAACGGCTTTAGCGAGCTGAACGATGCGGAAGATCAGGCGCAGCGCTTCCAGGATCAGGTTGACGCGAAAGCGGCCGGCGACGATGAAGCGATGTTCTTCGATGAAGACTACGTTACCGCTCTGGAGCACGGGCTTCCGCCAACGGCTGGCCTGGGTATCGGTATCGACCGTATGGTGATGCTGTTCACCAACAGCCACACCATCCGCGACGTAATCCTGTTCCCGGCTCTGCGTCCGAACAAGTAA
- a CDS encoding GntR family transcriptional regulator produces the protein MSEHSLSHQAYIAIKNRIIKREYRRDSYTSENQLVEELGMSRTPIREALHQLQSEGLLKIIPRKGILIQQLSLKEIRDYYDLRLAIELQTLRQLQGYLTEEHFSPLEQLIDRQQDALDHQAYDRWLEEDKSFHRYLMSLTSNEVFLELSDNIRQRVYYQPDPLRRHAYYTASTEEHKAIVAALRNQDIALAEQLMTTHILRGREKAVSG, from the coding sequence ATGTCAGAGCACTCCCTGAGCCATCAGGCGTATATCGCCATCAAAAACCGGATCATCAAGCGTGAGTATCGGCGTGATAGCTATACCTCTGAGAATCAGCTGGTCGAAGAGCTGGGCATGAGCCGCACGCCGATTCGCGAGGCGCTGCACCAGCTGCAAAGCGAAGGTTTGCTAAAAATCATCCCGCGTAAAGGGATCCTTATTCAGCAGCTCTCCCTCAAAGAGATCCGCGACTACTACGACTTGCGGTTGGCCATTGAGCTGCAAACGCTGCGCCAGCTGCAGGGTTATCTGACGGAAGAGCATTTTAGTCCGCTGGAGCAGCTCATTGACCGACAGCAGGATGCATTAGACCACCAGGCCTACGATCGCTGGCTTGAGGAAGATAAAAGCTTCCATCGTTATCTGATGTCGCTGACCAGCAATGAGGTTTTTCTTGAGCTTTCCGATAACATTCGCCAGCGAGTCTATTACCAGCCCGATCCCTTACGCCGCCACGCCTATTACACCGCCTCCACGGAGGAGCATAAAGCTATCGTCGCCGCCCTGAGAAATCAGGATATTGCTCTGGCCGAACAGCTGATGACCACGCACATTCTGCGTGGCCGGGAGAAAGCGGTATCGGGTTAA
- a CDS encoding carbon-nitrogen hydrolase family protein, whose amino-acid sequence MKIALGQFTTDTDKAVNLAKAEAAIQEASQNGAKLLVLPETFMAFISPASTTCYADIAEPLEGPFVTRLCAAARAAGIYLVVGMFERNPKDDIRAWNTTLLIDNQGKLLHAYRKTHLYDAFSYQESRNIIQGDNALKVVETEIGRIGLMVCYELRFPEIARELALQGADLLIVPTAWVHGPLKEQHFQALVSARALENTLPVVACDQTGNIYSGRSLVCDAMGVTRNSMGVEQGLIYSEIDYKHTRTTREALPCLGHRRAELYTHLNK is encoded by the coding sequence ATGAAAATTGCGTTGGGCCAGTTCACTACCGATACGGATAAGGCCGTTAACCTGGCAAAAGCGGAGGCGGCAATTCAGGAAGCCAGCCAGAATGGCGCAAAGCTTCTGGTGCTGCCGGAAACCTTCATGGCTTTTATCTCGCCGGCTTCCACCACCTGTTATGCGGATATCGCTGAACCCCTTGAGGGGCCTTTTGTCACCAGGCTTTGCGCTGCCGCTCGTGCAGCCGGTATTTATCTGGTCGTGGGGATGTTTGAACGTAATCCTAAAGATGATATCCGTGCCTGGAACACTACGTTACTGATTGATAACCAAGGCAAGCTTCTGCATGCCTACCGCAAAACACACCTCTACGATGCATTCTCCTACCAGGAGTCCCGCAATATTATTCAGGGCGATAACGCACTTAAAGTGGTTGAAACTGAGATTGGCCGCATCGGGTTAATGGTTTGCTATGAGCTTCGTTTCCCTGAGATAGCTCGCGAGCTGGCGCTTCAGGGAGCAGACTTGCTTATCGTCCCCACCGCCTGGGTTCACGGGCCGCTTAAGGAACAGCATTTCCAGGCGCTGGTCTCTGCCCGCGCGCTGGAAAATACTCTGCCAGTGGTGGCATGCGATCAAACGGGGAATATCTACAGCGGCCGCAGCCTGGTGTGTGATGCGATGGGCGTAACCCGCAACAGTATGGGGGTTGAACAAGGCCTGATCTACAGCGAGATAGATTACAAGCATACGCGCACAACCCGGGAAGCACTGCCCTGCCTTGGGCATCGCCGTGCGGAGCTCTATACTCACCTGAACAAATAA
- a CDS encoding RraA family protein: MFTLNPRVSGITPALLKEVAEVCPSTLGHMTDFGFIKSLSSILPGKRFAGNAVTVRIPHMDSCAVHKVFDTVQPGDVVCVDMSGDIDRACWGELVSYMARASNIAGAVIDGCVTDLRALREIGVPLYARDVSPLTTRILGIEGAINVPISICGVTVNPGDLILADDDGVMVIPPEQVSGWAERALKAQHAEIAIKQRIDNGESLAAISGATRFFDQESR; encoded by the coding sequence ATGTTTACGCTAAACCCACGCGTCTCTGGCATCACCCCTGCTCTGTTAAAAGAGGTGGCTGAAGTTTGCCCTTCAACACTGGGCCATATGACCGATTTTGGCTTTATTAAATCACTCTCTTCAATTCTTCCCGGAAAGCGCTTTGCGGGGAACGCGGTGACCGTGCGTATCCCTCATATGGACTCCTGCGCCGTACATAAAGTGTTTGATACGGTGCAACCTGGCGATGTGGTTTGTGTCGATATGTCAGGCGACATCGACCGGGCATGCTGGGGAGAGCTGGTCTCTTACATGGCTCGCGCCAGCAACATCGCAGGGGCGGTTATCGACGGCTGCGTCACCGATCTGCGCGCGCTGCGTGAAATTGGCGTGCCGCTATATGCCCGCGACGTCAGCCCGTTAACCACTCGAATTTTAGGTATCGAAGGCGCGATAAACGTACCGATATCCATTTGCGGTGTCACGGTGAATCCGGGAGACCTCATTCTTGCCGATGACGACGGCGTTATGGTTATCCCTCCCGAGCAGGTGAGCGGGTGGGCGGAACGCGCCCTGAAAGCCCAGCACGCGGAAATCGCTATTAAGCAGCGCATTGATAACGGTGAATCTCTGGCAGCCATTTCCGGGGCGACACGTTTCTTTGATCAGGAGTCCCGCTAA
- a CDS encoding MFS transporter, translated as MNNHQTSLAASQPGIAEKVRARGKLRWGLGLLFFVIGLIAYMDRANISIVAEHMMRDLGMTKVEFGLLGALFSLGYALAQIPSGMLAERFGSRLIVSLSLLLWSLFTLLTALTPRFIWLCVVRFLFGVGEAPTYPGNAVFNSWWFRKNEKARAASLLLAGSYFGPVIAPTITVLIMLAWGWHAVFYIFGAAGIAVALLWYFLARDRPDVHPWISSAELKHIREGRAISSKEAKAKAPWRQFMRNREFWAVGIQYFFVVYMTTLFMIWLPTYLQEARGFSLTHMGIAASFPWLAICLCVLFGGKLSDSLLQRGRSLMAARGYLAIAGFILFILGTLGVAMTLNSFLSVFWLTLTLGALGLPVVVSWAVAADKGQQYSGSVSGWMNLWGNLGGVISPVLCGFLAQHFGWNTALLFNIVPITLAIVCWFFIKPDSPLTPSQCA; from the coding sequence ATGAATAATCATCAAACTTCTCTTGCAGCTAGCCAGCCGGGCATCGCTGAAAAAGTCAGGGCACGCGGCAAGTTGCGCTGGGGCCTCGGCCTGCTTTTCTTTGTCATCGGTCTTATCGCTTATATGGACCGCGCCAATATCTCCATCGTCGCCGAGCATATGATGCGTGACCTGGGGATGACGAAAGTCGAATTTGGCCTGCTGGGTGCTCTGTTTTCATTAGGCTATGCCCTTGCACAAATCCCCAGCGGGATGCTGGCAGAACGGTTTGGCTCCCGGCTGATTGTCAGCCTGAGTCTCTTGTTATGGTCGCTATTTACGCTGCTGACGGCCCTGACGCCCCGCTTTATCTGGCTGTGCGTCGTGCGCTTTCTGTTTGGGGTCGGCGAAGCCCCAACCTACCCCGGTAACGCGGTATTCAACAGCTGGTGGTTCCGCAAAAATGAAAAAGCACGCGCGGCAAGCCTGCTGCTGGCTGGTTCTTACTTTGGCCCGGTGATTGCCCCCACGATTACGGTGTTGATTATGCTTGCCTGGGGCTGGCACGCGGTGTTCTACATTTTTGGCGCCGCCGGCATCGCGGTTGCGCTGCTTTGGTACTTTCTTGCTCGTGACAGGCCGGATGTCCATCCCTGGATCTCAAGCGCTGAGCTGAAGCATATTCGTGAGGGTCGGGCGATCTCTTCGAAGGAGGCGAAAGCCAAAGCACCGTGGCGCCAGTTCATGCGTAATCGTGAATTTTGGGCTGTCGGGATCCAGTATTTCTTCGTGGTGTATATGACCACGCTATTTATGATTTGGCTGCCTACCTATCTCCAGGAAGCTCGCGGCTTCTCTCTGACACACATGGGGATTGCGGCCAGCTTCCCGTGGCTTGCCATCTGCCTGTGCGTGCTTTTTGGCGGCAAATTGTCGGATAGCTTACTTCAGCGCGGCCGTTCACTGATGGCGGCTCGTGGCTACCTGGCTATCGCAGGCTTCATTCTGTTTATTCTCGGCACGCTGGGCGTCGCGATGACGCTCAACTCCTTCCTTAGCGTGTTCTGGCTGACGCTAACGCTGGGTGCCCTCGGGCTACCCGTAGTGGTTTCCTGGGCCGTTGCCGCCGATAAAGGCCAGCAATACTCGGGATCGGTCAGCGGCTGGATGAATCTTTGGGGGAATCTCGGTGGCGTGATTTCCCCGGTACTGTGCGGCTTTCTTGCCCAGCATTTCGGCTGGAATACCGCGCTGCTGTTTAACATCGTGCCGATTACGCTCGCGATTGTCTGCTGGTTCTTCATCAAGCCCGATAGTCCTTTAACCCCTTCCCAATGCGCTTAA
- the actS gene encoding amidase activator ActS: MPGCIALLTACLLLAGCSSKSSSSNEGTFSGAVYTVKRGDTLSKISRMTGSSVGELARLNGIPAPYTIQVGQRIRIKGSSSAGRQKNTATAKKATTPSRSQNTAIAKAAPPPVGARCWLWPTKGNVVEPFSGSDGGNKGIDIAGSRGQPIYASGAGTVVYVGNQLRGYGNLVMIKHSEEYITAYAHNDTMLVNTGEKVKAGQKIATMGSTGAESVRLHFQIRYRATAIDPQRYLKPSC, translated from the coding sequence ATGCCTGGATGTATCGCCCTGTTAACTGCCTGCCTGCTATTAGCCGGCTGCAGCAGTAAATCATCTTCATCCAATGAAGGAACCTTCAGCGGTGCGGTTTACACCGTGAAGCGCGGCGATACGCTCTCTAAAATTTCAAGAATGACCGGCAGCAGCGTGGGCGAACTTGCCCGGCTGAACGGGATCCCGGCACCTTATACAATCCAGGTGGGCCAGCGTATACGGATCAAGGGCTCATCGTCGGCAGGCAGGCAGAAGAATACCGCTACCGCGAAAAAAGCCACCACGCCTTCTCGTTCGCAAAATACGGCTATTGCTAAAGCCGCGCCGCCTCCGGTGGGGGCTCGTTGCTGGCTATGGCCGACGAAGGGGAACGTTGTTGAGCCGTTTTCCGGCAGCGACGGCGGAAATAAAGGCATTGATATTGCCGGCTCTCGTGGCCAGCCTATTTATGCTTCTGGCGCAGGCACGGTGGTCTATGTAGGCAACCAGCTGCGCGGTTACGGCAATCTGGTGATGATCAAACATAGCGAAGAGTACATTACCGCCTACGCCCATAACGACACGATGCTGGTGAATACTGGGGAAAAGGTAAAGGCCGGGCAGAAGATAGCCACCATGGGCAGCACTGGCGCAGAGTCAGTTCGCCTGCACTTCCAGATTCGCTATCGCGCGACGGCGATTGACCCTCAGCGCTACCTGAAACCCTCGTGTTAA
- a CDS encoding GNAT family N-acetyltransferase yields MDSKYTLINAVPSAEDFCRLRAISGLTPRPLEAARKGLPRSCYGVRIEHSGRVVGMGRIVGDGALNFEIVDIAVDPEYQGQGLGRAVMENLMAWLEQNSPDGAYITLVADVPELYEKFGFKSVRPESEGMALVWGKQAP; encoded by the coding sequence ATGGACTCGAAATATACACTTATTAACGCCGTTCCCTCCGCCGAAGACTTCTGTCGTTTACGGGCTATTTCCGGTCTAACGCCTCGCCCTTTAGAAGCGGCCAGGAAAGGACTGCCGAGAAGCTGTTACGGCGTCCGGATTGAGCATTCAGGACGCGTTGTCGGTATGGGCAGAATTGTCGGCGATGGGGCTTTGAATTTTGAAATCGTCGATATTGCAGTCGATCCCGAATATCAGGGGCAAGGCCTTGGGCGAGCAGTCATGGAGAATTTGATGGCATGGCTTGAGCAGAACTCTCCCGACGGCGCATATATCACCCTCGTCGCTGATGTGCCTGAGCTGTATGAAAAATTCGGTTTCAAAAGCGTGCGTCCGGAAAGCGAGGGCATGGCTCTGGTGTGGGGTAAACAGGCACCGTGA